The genomic interval CGGCAGCTTTGAAGGGGCCGAGCCGGCCAACCAGGTCAAAATATCCATCGGCCCGGTGGAGCCTTTCATGTCCAACCTGGAACTGCTGGAGCAAAAGCTCAACAAGCTGGAAGCCGAAGGATTTGCCACCCATCTCTTGTGCGACAACTCAGGACAGCAGGGCCGGCTGAAGGAGATCTTAAGCCCGGACGCTCTGGCCAAGGTCAGGGGCGTGGAGATGGCCGGCCTGCACGCCGGGTTCATCTTTCCCGAGGCCAAGGTCTGCGCCATCACCGAACGGGAGATCTTTGCCCGGGAACGCCACCGCCGCTTCCGCCGTTTTTTCAAGGGCGGCAGCGCCATCCGCAGCCTGGACGCCCTGAAGGCCGGGGATTACATGGTTCACGTGGACTACGGGATTTGCCAGTACAAAGGCCTGGTGGACCTGGACCTGAACGGGCAGAAGACCGAATGCCTGTTGCTTTTATTCCGGGACAACGACAAGCTCTACGTGCCGATCGAGCACATGAAGCGGGTGCAGCGCTATTCCTCCGAAGAAGGCTTTGTGCCGATACTCTCCAAGCTGGGTTCCAAGGCCTGGGAGGAGACCAAGGCCCGGGTCAAGAAAGCGGCCAAGGACATGGCCGGGGGATTAGTGGCCTTGTATGCCATGCGCAAATCCCAGCCGGGCTTCTGCTTTTCGGAAGACACCCAATGGCAGAAGGAGCTGGAAGCCTCGTTCATGTACCAGGAAACCCCGGACCAGCTGAAGGCCCTGGACGAGATCAAGTCCGACATGGAATCCGACAAGCCCATGGACCGGCTGCTTTGCGGGGACGTGGGCTACGGCAAGACCGAGGTGGCCTTAAGGGCGGCCTTCAAGGCGGCCATGGACAACAAGCAGGCGGCGGTGCTGGTTCCCACCACGGTGCTGTGCGAACAGCATTACCAGACTTTCAAGGAGCGGCTGGCCGACTATCCGGTCAAAGTGGAGATGCTGTCGCGCTTCCGGCGCCCGGCCGACCTGAAGGAGACGGTCAAGTCAATGGCGGCCGGGGGAGTGGACATCGCCATCGGCACCCACCGCCTGCTGCAGAAGGACATCAGGTTCAAGAACCTTGGTCTGCTGGTGGTGGACGAGGAGCAGCGGTTCGGAGTGTCGCACAAGGAGCGGATCAAGCAGTTCTGCCAGAACGTGGATGTGCTGACCATGACCGCCACCCCCATTCCCCGCACTCTGCACATGTCGCTTTTAGGCGTGAGGGATATCTCGAACATCGAGACCCCGCCCAAGGACCGGCTGGCGGTGGTCACCGAGATGATGCCATGGAATGAAACCAGAATCAAGGAGGCCATCTTAAGGGAGCTGGACCGGGGGGGCCAGGTGTTCTTTCTTCACAACCGGGTGCAGTCCATCGGGGCCATGACCGCCCTGCTGTCCCGGCTGCTGCCCGGGGCCGAGATCGCCTATGCCCACGGCCAGATGGACGAGCGGGAGTTGGAGAGCGTGATGCTGGCCTTCACTGCCCGGCGCTACGACGTGTTAGTGGCCACCACCATCATCGAATCCGGCCTGGACATGCCCAACGTCAACACCATCATCGTCAACCGGGCCGACCGCTTCGGGCTGGCCCAGCTTTACCAGCTGCGGGGCCGGGTGGGCCGCTCCAGCAAAAGGGCCTACGCCTATATGCTGGTGCCCAAGGGCGGCAAGATGACCGACATCGCCCGCAAGCGTTTGCGGATCATCGAAGAACTTTCCGAACTAGGCTCCGGCTTCCAGCTGGCCCTAAGGGACCTGGAGATCCGGGGCGCGGGAAATCTCTTGGGCCGGGAACAGCACGGACACATGCTATCGGTGGGGTTTGAACTCTATTGCCAGTTATTGGAGGAGGCGGTGCGGGAGCTGAAAAGGCTGCCGGCCATCTCCCAGATCGACGTCAAAATAGAGATCGAGGGCCAGGCCCTCATTCCCTCCAGCTATGTGGAAGAGCCTAACGAGCGGATCAACCTATACCGCCGGCTTAACAAGGCCAGCGATCTGGCCGGCATCAATCGGATCGCCGGGGAGCTGCAAGACCGTTTTGGCGAACCGCCCGGCCCGGCCCAAAAACTGTTGGAAGTGGCACACTTAAGATTGGCCGCGGCCAGCCTGGGAGCCGACCGCTTGGTGTGGAAGGATAATATCATGGAATGGTGGTGGCCCGAGGGCCGGGACCCGGCCCAGGAACTGCTGGAAAAAGTGATGGCGAAAGTGAACCTGCCGCTGGAGTTCGTTTCCGGAAAAAGGTTCACGGCGAAGATGGCCCTGGGAAAAGAATGCGATATGGAGGCCCTGGCTAAATTGATGTTTAAGGGTTGACAAAAGCCCTTTTAATGTATATATTTATACTACCGCTTAACTTTGGTAAAACCTAAGTTAAGCAAATACTAAATTCTAAATCCTAAATCACCGCCTTTGGCGGGATCCCGCTATTGCGGCGGGATAAATTCAAATATCAAAGCATTCCAATCTCTAAACAGTTTTTGGTATTAGATTTATAAATTCGAATTTGTTTAGTCCACCTGGGCGGGTTAGGATTTCGAAATTAGAAATTTCTTACTGGTGGAACCAGATAGAAGATTATGCTTTGCCAATCCTGCCATAAAAAACAGGCCACTTTAAGCTACACCGAGATTCGGTCCGGACAGGCCCGGCATAAAATGCTGTGCGAGGAATGCGCCCTCAGTCAGGGCCTGCTTAGCCCCATGGAGGCCGCCATCTCGGGCCTAAGCGACCTGCTGGCCCAGTTATTGTCGGAGCTGGCGGATTCCCCTCCGGCCCAGCCCGAAACCAGCTGCAGCCGCTGCGGCCTAAAGTTTTCCCAGTTCCAGAAGACCGGCAGGCTGGGGTGCCCCGGCTGTTACCGGGGTTTTTCCGACAAACTTGAGCCCCTGATCCAGAGCATTCAGCATAGCGACAGGCATCTGGGCAAATCCTCTAAATACCCGGTCAAGCAACCGCCTGCCGGGGATCGGGCCGGTATGCTGAAACGCCAACTGAGCGCGGCGGTGGAAAGCGAGCAATTCGAGCTGGCGGCCACTCTGCGCGACCGGCTGAAGATGTTGGAATCGGAGCAGGTGAAATGAACCCCGAAGACGCCGGGATCATAGGCCTTTTGCAGCAGCCGGCCGGCTGGACAACCGCCGCCGCACAGGATGCAGAGTCCATTTTATCCAGCCGGGTCAGGCTGGCCCGCAATCTGCAGAGATATAATTTCCCGGACCGCTGCCGCGAAGCCGAACGCCAGGAGATACTGGAATTCAGCCGGGAGCAGGCCCTCAAGGTCAATTATTTTAAGGGGGCGTCTTTCTTTTCCCTGGATGGGATCAGCCGGCTGGGCAAGAAAGCCCTGGAGGAACGAAGAATAGCCAGCTCCGACCTGGTTGATCAGCCCCAGGCCGGGGTGCTGATCTCTCCGGAGCAGAACGTCAGCCTGATGATCAACGAAGAAGATCACCTAAGACTCCAAACAATTTTTCCGGGGCTGGACCTGCTGGAAGCCTTCAGGATAGCCGATCAGGTGGATGACCAGCTCCAGGACAGGATGGAAGTGGCCTTTGTCCCCGAGCACGGATTTTTAACCGCTTGTCCCTCAAATCTCGGCACGGGCTTAAGGGCTTCGGTGTTGATGCACCTGCCGGTTCTGGCCCTGAGCGATCAGATGGAAACCACGATTGAACAGCTTTCCCAAAAAGGGATCATGGTGCGGGGCGCATACGGCGAGGGCAGCCGGGTGAAAGCCAGCCTGTTCCAGTTCTCCAACCGGACCTCGCTGGGCAAAAGCGAGCTGGAGATAGTGGACGAAGTGGAGCAGGCGGCCAGGACTTTGCTGGAAGATGAGCGCAAGCAGGGGGATGAAATGTGGAGCAAGAACCGCCCCGAGCTGGAGGACAGGGTATTCCGGGCCCGGGCCATATTAAGCCAGGCACGGGTGCTTTCCCTGGACGAGTTCTTAAGCTTGTGGTCGGCTGTCCGGATGGGGATCGGTCTGGGGCTGGTGAACCAGCCGAACTTGGGCGGACTCAACCGGATGCTTTTCACCATGCAGCCGGCCCACCTCCAGTTCGCCTGCGACCGGACGATGGACCCCGCCCAGGAAGATATTGAGAGGGCCGCCAGGGTGCGGGAGTTTTTTGCTTGAAACTGAAACCATGGGGATACAATAGGCCAAACAATGGACCAGACAATGGAGCAAACGATGGGTCAACGATGGTATCACCATAGTATCTCAACCGTCTACCCATTGTAAATCGTACTACATTACTACTTTACTACTTTTAATACTTGGACGCTATGAAAGAAAACCGATTTACCGAGAGGGCCAAGAAGGTCCTATTCATGGCCCGGGAAGAAGCCCGCCGGCTGCAGCACGACTACGTGGGCACCGAGCACATCCTGCTGGCCATGATCCGCGAAGGCCAGGGGGTGGCAGCCACGGTGCTGATCAACCTGGGGCTGAACCTGGAGCAGGTCAAACGTCGGGTGGAGGAAATGACTCCCATGACCGGAGGAACGCTGGCTCTGGGCGATATGCCTTTTAACCAGGCGGCCAAAAACGCCATGGAATACGGGGTGGACGAAGCCCGTTCGCTGCAGCACACTTATGTGGGGACCGAGCATCTCCTGTTAGGGCTTTTGGACGAGCCAGAAGGCGTAGCCAGCCGGGCGCTGCTTTCTTTTGGAGCCGATGCCGAACGGGTGCGGGCCGAGATGCTGCGGCTGCTGGCGGTGGAGCCGGGCGGACTGCCCAAGCCCTTGTCCGATTCCCAGAGCAAGACCCCGGCCCTGGATTATTTCTGCCGTGATCTTTCCCAGCTGGCCCGGGAGGGCAAGCTGGATCCTGTCATCGGGCGGGCCCGGGAGATCGAGCGGGTGATCCAGATACTTTCCCGGCGCAAGAAGAACAACCCGGTATTGATCGGCGAGGCCGGGGTGGGCAAGACCGCCATCGTGGAAGGCCTGGCCCAGCAGATAATGGCCGGGCAGGTGCCGGAGCAGATCTCGGGCAAGCGGGTGCTGGCCCTGGACCTGGCGGCGGTCGTAGCCGGCACCAAGTACCGGGGGCAGTTTGAGGAACGCCTGAAGGCGGTGATGAACGAACTGAAAGCCGCCAGCGACTCCATCCTTTTTTTGGACGAGCTCCACACCATCGTGGGGGCCGGCGGGGCCGAGGGGGCCCTGGACGCCAGCAACATGCTGAAGCCGGCTCTGGCCCGGGGCGAGATCCAGTGCGTGGGGGCCACCACCATGGACGAGTATCGCAAGCATATAGAGAAAGACGCGGCCCTGGAGCGGAGGTTCCAGAGCATTATAGTGGAGCCTCCGGGAGTGGAGGAAACCGTCAGGATACTGAAAGGCCTGCAGGCCAAATATGAGGAACATCACAAGATAAAATATTCCGAGGAAGCCATAGAATCGGCGGTCCGGCTTTCAGACCGTTACATCAGCGACCGCTTTCTGCCGGACAAGGCCATCGACGTGATAGACGAGGCCGGTTCCCGGGCCCGGCTGGGCGCCAGCGAGCCGCCGCTGGAGATCAAGGCCATGGAGGGCGAACTGGAGCAGACAGTCCAGTCCAAGATCGCGGCGGTGAAAAAACAGGATTACGAGGGGGCGGCCCGCTGGCGGGACGCCGAGCGCAACAAGAAGCAGGAGATCGAACGGCTGAAGGTCGCCTGGAAGAAGAGCCGGGAGCAGGTCCGGATGGTGATCGGCGAGGAGGACATCGCTTACGTAGTGGCCCGTTGGACCGGCATCCCCATCGTCAAGCTGGAGGAGAAGGAATCGGCCCGGCTGTTGAAGATGGAGCAGGAGCTGAGCAAACGGGTGGTGGGACAGGACCAGGCCATCTCGGCCATATCCCGAGCGGTGCGTCGCACCCGGGCCGGGATCAAGGATCACAAACGGCCCATGGGATCCTTCATTTTTCTGGGCCCCACCGGAGTGGGCAAGACCGAACTGGCCAGAACCCTGGCCGCCTTTTTGTTTGAGGACGAAAACGCTCTGATCCGGGTGGACATGTCCGAATACATGGAAAAGCACGCGGTCTCCCGGATAATGGGCGCTCCTCCGGGGTACGTGGGCTACGAGGAGGGCGGACAGCTTACCGAGAAGGTAAGGCGCCGCCCTTATTCGGTAATTCTTTTAGACGAGATCGAGAAGGCCCACCCCGACGTCTTCAGCGTGTTGCTCCAAGTGCTGGAGGACGGCCTGCTGACCGATTCCTACGGCCGCAAGGTCAGCTTCAAGAACGCGGTGGTGATCATGACCTCCAACCTGGGGGCCAGGGAGATCAAGAAGGGGGTCAGCCTGGGGTTTCAGTCCTCGGGCGACCAGCAGTCCTTTGACCAGATGAAGGACAAGGTGCTGGCCGAGCTGAAAAAGACCTTCAATCCTGAATTCCTGAACCGGGTGGACGAAACCGTGGTGTTCCGCTCTTTGGGCAAGCCGGAGATGGAGCAGATCGTGGAGATCCTGACCGGGCAGTTGTCCCAAAGGCTGGCCGAAAAGGACATCAAGATCAAACTGAGCCCCGAGGCCAAGCAGCTTTTGGCGGACCAAGGGTTCGATCCTTTCTACGGGGCCCGGCCGGTCAAACGGACCATCCAGAGATTAGTGGAAGACCCCCTTTCGGAGGAGATCCTGAAGGGCGCGGTCAAGCCCGGGGATACGGTGGAGGTGGAGGCCAAAGACGAGGCCATCCAGTTCAAGGCGGCCAGGAGCAAGGCAGTGAGCGGAAAGAAAAAATCCTGACGGCATAAATATATTGTTTACGTGGCTTGCAACATTTTATGAATTTTTAATACCCCGCCCGCTTGCGGCGGGGCAATTCATTGTTAGCCAAGAATACGGTGATTTAGAGTATAGCAAATGACGCTCCTCGCAGCAAGCTGCGAGGTATCGATCGTGTAGATACCATCTGTATGAAAACCTGCGGTTTTCATACTTTCCCTTTGGGGTAACCCCGAAGCGAGCTTCGAGGAATTTTTTCGATTAAATGATGCACCTGTATGAATCCCGAAATACTTAAATATCAGATAGGTACTATCGACACCCACCTCCACAGCCGGATCTCCTGCGATTCCGAGATGGGGATGCAGGCCGCCTGCCGCCAGGCCCTGAAGCTGGGCCTGAAGGCCCTGGTCTTTACCGAGCACGCGGACTTCGACCCCTCCGATCAGGGATATAATTTTTACGACGACCGGAAGTATAATGAAGATCTGGCCGAGGCCCAGGTGGCTATGGGCCGATCGCTGAAGATCTACCAAGGCATTGAGATCACCTACCAGCCCCAGTACCGGCAGAAGATACTTGACTTCATCCACCAACACCAGTTCGACTTTACCATCGGCTCGGTGCATAAGGTGGGGGAGGACGATGTTTCCTGGCCCGAGCTGGCCAAAAAATATTATGGCTTGATGGAAGAGGAACAGGCCTACGGCGAGTATTTCCAAGAAGTGGAGAAACTGATAGATAGCCGGCTGTTCGACTGCCTGGGCCACCTGGACCTTTGCAAAAGGTACGGCCACCTGCATTACGGCCCGCTGATATACAGAAAATACGAGAAGAGCTATAAAAAGCTGTTGAAACGGCTGATCCAGTTGGACATGATGCTGGAGATAAATACCTCGGGCCTGCGCCGGCAGATCCGGGAGACTTTCCCTCCTTATCCG from candidate division TA06 bacterium carries:
- the mfd gene encoding transcription-repair coupling factor, whose translation is MFWETISQPVNQSASFKKLFQLLPTDRSSLGLTGPAETGKALIVCSLLERTEHPMLWLLPAEEEAERQRDNLTALLSEGLIRHWAAWDVMPGEEREPDLELIGSRIEALELLFSGAKGVVISSARALMQKTMTADDFNSGRLELTLGQKLDRDELISKLVAGGYERQPAVSGFGEYAVRGSIIDVATLGNSQPLRLEISDEILASMRTFGLSDQLSNQKLDRAKILPCREDLNHAVLLLEHFPSQSLLLWDEPQETGMEWRQETEEALDFGNDDRFSDPKEIIARLEKHSRIIMTSGAGFGSFEGAEPANQVKISIGPVEPFMSNLELLEQKLNKLEAEGFATHLLCDNSGQQGRLKEILSPDALAKVRGVEMAGLHAGFIFPEAKVCAITEREIFARERHRRFRRFFKGGSAIRSLDALKAGDYMVHVDYGICQYKGLVDLDLNGQKTECLLLLFRDNDKLYVPIEHMKRVQRYSSEEGFVPILSKLGSKAWEETKARVKKAAKDMAGGLVALYAMRKSQPGFCFSEDTQWQKELEASFMYQETPDQLKALDEIKSDMESDKPMDRLLCGDVGYGKTEVALRAAFKAAMDNKQAAVLVPTTVLCEQHYQTFKERLADYPVKVEMLSRFRRPADLKETVKSMAAGGVDIAIGTHRLLQKDIRFKNLGLLVVDEEQRFGVSHKERIKQFCQNVDVLTMTATPIPRTLHMSLLGVRDISNIETPPKDRLAVVTEMMPWNETRIKEAILRELDRGGQVFFLHNRVQSIGAMTALLSRLLPGAEIAYAHGQMDERELESVMLAFTARRYDVLVATTIIESGLDMPNVNTIIVNRADRFGLAQLYQLRGRVGRSSKRAYAYMLVPKGGKMTDIARKRLRIIEELSELGSGFQLALRDLEIRGAGNLLGREQHGHMLSVGFELYCQLLEEAVRELKRLPAISQIDVKIEIEGQALIPSSYVEEPNERINLYRRLNKASDLAGINRIAGELQDRFGEPPGPAQKLLEVAHLRLAAASLGADRLVWKDNIMEWWWPEGRDPAQELLEKVMAKVNLPLEFVSGKRFTAKMALGKECDMEALAKLMFKG
- a CDS encoding UvrB/UvrC motif-containing protein, with product MLCQSCHKKQATLSYTEIRSGQARHKMLCEECALSQGLLSPMEAAISGLSDLLAQLLSELADSPPAQPETSCSRCGLKFSQFQKTGRLGCPGCYRGFSDKLEPLIQSIQHSDRHLGKSSKYPVKQPPAGDRAGMLKRQLSAAVESEQFELAATLRDRLKMLESEQVK
- a CDS encoding ATP--guanido phosphotransferase; translation: MNPEDAGIIGLLQQPAGWTTAAAQDAESILSSRVRLARNLQRYNFPDRCREAERQEILEFSREQALKVNYFKGASFFSLDGISRLGKKALEERRIASSDLVDQPQAGVLISPEQNVSLMINEEDHLRLQTIFPGLDLLEAFRIADQVDDQLQDRMEVAFVPEHGFLTACPSNLGTGLRASVLMHLPVLALSDQMETTIEQLSQKGIMVRGAYGEGSRVKASLFQFSNRTSLGKSELEIVDEVEQAARTLLEDERKQGDEMWSKNRPELEDRVFRARAILSQARVLSLDEFLSLWSAVRMGIGLGLVNQPNLGGLNRMLFTMQPAHLQFACDRTMDPAQEDIERAARVREFFA
- a CDS encoding ATP-dependent Clp protease ATP-binding subunit; amino-acid sequence: MKENRFTERAKKVLFMAREEARRLQHDYVGTEHILLAMIREGQGVAATVLINLGLNLEQVKRRVEEMTPMTGGTLALGDMPFNQAAKNAMEYGVDEARSLQHTYVGTEHLLLGLLDEPEGVASRALLSFGADAERVRAEMLRLLAVEPGGLPKPLSDSQSKTPALDYFCRDLSQLAREGKLDPVIGRAREIERVIQILSRRKKNNPVLIGEAGVGKTAIVEGLAQQIMAGQVPEQISGKRVLALDLAAVVAGTKYRGQFEERLKAVMNELKAASDSILFLDELHTIVGAGGAEGALDASNMLKPALARGEIQCVGATTMDEYRKHIEKDAALERRFQSIIVEPPGVEETVRILKGLQAKYEEHHKIKYSEEAIESAVRLSDRYISDRFLPDKAIDVIDEAGSRARLGASEPPLEIKAMEGELEQTVQSKIAAVKKQDYEGAARWRDAERNKKQEIERLKVAWKKSREQVRMVIGEEDIAYVVARWTGIPIVKLEEKESARLLKMEQELSKRVVGQDQAISAISRAVRRTRAGIKDHKRPMGSFIFLGPTGVGKTELARTLAAFLFEDENALIRVDMSEYMEKHAVSRIMGAPPGYVGYEEGGQLTEKVRRRPYSVILLDEIEKAHPDVFSVLLQVLEDGLLTDSYGRKVSFKNAVVIMTSNLGAREIKKGVSLGFQSSGDQQSFDQMKDKVLAELKKTFNPEFLNRVDETVVFRSLGKPEMEQIVEILTGQLSQRLAEKDIKIKLSPEAKQLLADQGFDPFYGARPVKRTIQRLVEDPLSEEILKGAVKPGDTVEVEAKDEAIQFKAARSKAVSGKKKS
- a CDS encoding histidinol-phosphatase HisJ family protein — its product is MNPEILKYQIGTIDTHLHSRISCDSEMGMQAACRQALKLGLKALVFTEHADFDPSDQGYNFYDDRKYNEDLAEAQVAMGRSLKIYQGIEITYQPQYRQKILDFIHQHQFDFTIGSVHKVGEDDVSWPELAKKYYGLMEEEQAYGEYFQEVEKLIDSRLFDCLGHLDLCKRYGHLHYGPLIYRKYEKSYKKLLKRLIQLDMMLEINTSGLRRQIRETFPPYPAVLEYLKMGGTRLILGSDAHRIQDIGQDFEKVLQDLPQLNKIKRK